The Cyclobacterium amurskyense genome contains the following window.
AAGGAATTGACTAAAAATAGATGCTACTTTTTCAAAATTGTCAAAAATCCTATGACTTTGGTTTGTGTTGGATTATATTGAAACTTATTTAACAAATTTTTATAGACCACAGGAAATAGCAACAGCCTACAAAAATAAATAATTGACCCCAAATTAGCTTTTATACAAATATGAAAAGAAGAAAAGCCATCAAATCAATCGCCTTAGGAACAGTAGGTTCATCATTGGTCCTTACTGAAAATTGGGCCGGAACAAGGGCCCTAAAATCCTTTAAAAAAGGGAGTCCGCTTAAAAGCAATTGGCAAAATTGGCCGGACATGGCTTGGGTAGGTCCTGAATACTGGGGAAATCGCCTGCAAGATTGGGAGTTGAGAGATGGAAAAGCGGTTTGCAACCTCAGCGCCAAGAACCGTACACTCCATAGCCTCACCCATCAGTTAAGCCCTAAAAACGACTCATTCAAGGCTGAAGTAAAGGTAAACTGGCTCAATGAAGATAATATTGGGAACCCAGCCTCCTATGTAGGCATGCGAATTGGTGCCAAAGGAAAATTTGAGGATTATCGGTCTGCTGCAGTTTTCGGCAAAGGCCTTGATGCTGGCATCAATGGTGGGGGTAATTTATTTATTGGTAACCAAATGGGTTCTGAGAAATTGCCTTTGGATAAAGAAATTATCTTGGTGGTGAAAGGAGAGCGTGGGGATTTGATTTTAGAAGCTTTTGCTTCTGAAAGCAAACAGCTCTTGGGGGTATTGAAAATTGAAAATTATAAGGGTGACCTAGGAGGAAATATTGCGCTGGTATCCCATTTTCCGGAAGAGGAGCTATTCCAAGACTCAGTCGCTTTTTCAGATTGGACTGTAACAGGGGAGAAGGTATTGGCAGAAGAAAATCAAATTTTTGGACCAGTGTGTTTTGCCCATTATACCTTGCATGATGGAGTATTAAAATTAGCTGCGCAACTGGCGCCTATTGAAAAAATAACGGGCAATAAAATCAGCCTGCAACTAAAAAAGGGTGCGGCTTGGAACACTGTGCAGGAAGCAGCTATTGATAAATTGGGAAGAGTTGTCCACTTCCGACTAGAAGACTGGGCAGAGGAACGTAAAGTTCCTTACCGAGTGAAAGTAGACTTACCCTTAAAAAGTGGGGTAGAAAGCCATTTTTATTCAGGGACTATCGCTGAAGAGCCGGTCAATCAGGATCAGGTAAAACTGGCGGTCTTTAGTTGCAATGCAGATTATGGATTCCCGGACAATGAAGTTAGCCTACATTCTCTTAAACATACCCCGGATATGGCGGTGTTTTTAGGGGATCAATTTTATGAAAGTACCGGTGGATTTGGTATTCAAACTTCACCATTGGAAAAATCAAGCCTGGATTATCTTCGCAAATGGTACATGTTTGGCTGGTCTTATAGGGAAATATTTAGACATATACCTTCGGCTTTTATTCCGGATGACCATGATGTTTACCATGGCAATGTTTGGGGAGAAGCAGGAAAAGTGGCACCCACAGATGAAGGATGGACCTATGTCGCCCAAGATCAGGGAGGTTATAAAATGCCAGCAGAGTGGGTAAATATGGTGCAGTTGACACAGACCGGCCACCTGCCGGACGCCTTTGATCCAACACCTGTAAAGCAGGGGATTGGTACTTACTATACCGATTGGGTATATGGAGGAGTTAGTTTTGCCATACTTGAAGACAGAAAATTTAAATCCGCTCCAAAAAATGTATTGCCTGAAGAAGCGAAGGTTACCAATGGCTTTATTCAAAACAGGGAATTTGACATCAAAAAATACTATGACATTGAGGCAGACTTGCTAGGTGAACGTCAATTGAAATTTTTGAAGCATTGGTCTACTGACTGGAGCAAGGGGGCAGAAATGAAGGCAGTTTTGTCTCAAACCAACTTTTGTACCGTAGCGACCCTCCCGGAGGGTAGTATAATCGACAGTATTGTGCCAAAATTACCCATTCCTGAATTGGGAGAATATGTGCCTGGAGATGCGCCTACTTCTGACATGGATTCCAACGGTTGGCCACAGAAAGGGAGAGATGAAGCCATAAAAATTATTAGAAAGGCTTTTGCCTTGCATATTGCCGGAGACCAACATTTGGCCTCGGTTGTGCAATATGGGGTAGATGAATTCAAAGATTCCGGCTATGCTTTTGCCGGGCCTGCATTGAATAATTTATTTCCTAGGCGCTGGTGGCCACCGGTACCTGAAAATCATGAACCTTTACCAGGAAAGCCAAAGTATACTGGGAATTTTAATGATGGATTTGGAAATAAAATGACCGTGCATGCGGTGGCAAATCCACGAAAAACAGGAGTTGAACCTGCATTAATTCATGACCGTTCTACCGGCTATGGAATTGTCACTTTTGATAAGAAAGGTAAGCAAATGACCATGGAATGTTGGCCTAGATACGTCGATCCAAAATCCAACCCAAACGGGCAATATGAAGGTTGGCCGATAACGGTTTCTCAAAAGGAAAATTATGCAAGAAATGCCAAAGGAACGCTTCCTCCTTTGGATTTAAGCAATTGTAACAAACCGATTGTAGAAGTATTTGAAGCACAATCAGGGGAATTGGTTTATTCACTTAGGGTCAATGATAAGGTTTTCCGGCCGAAAGTTTTCAGGGAGGGAAATTACTTCGTGAAAGTTACAGACGATAAGTTAGGAAAAAGCATGGTGTTTAATGCGTTGAATACCTTTTCTGATCAATTGCCAACCCTTAAAGTTGATTTTGATGCCGATATGGTATAATACATCCCAAAAAATATGGCCATATTTGAAAGTATAATTAAAATTTGCTTAATCACATAAATTAAGAATGAAAAACAGATTACTATTATTACTACCTTTTATTGTTTCCCTATTGCCAGCTTGCCAAAGTCAAGAAGAGGAAACTGTTCCTCCGAATATTATATACATCCTAGCAGATGATTTGGGATATGGAGATTTGGGATGTTATGGACAAAAAAAAATTGAAACGCCCAATATTGATGCTTTGGCAGCTTCAGGGATGATGTTTACGCAACATTATTCAGGTGCACCTGTTTGTGCACCCGCCCGTGCAGTATTGCTCACCGGGCAACATTCCGGTCATTCTCAGGTAAGGGGAAATGATGAGTGGGGTAGTAGAGGTGATGTTTGGAATTACCATGCCATGTTGGCAGACTCGACCCTCGAAGGCCAGAGACCAATAGCCACAGGTACTTATACCCTTGGGCGTATGCTTCAAGAAGCCGGTTATACCACGGCTGTCGTTGGAAAATGGGGTTTAGGGGCTCCACATACTGAAGGCATCCCAACCAATCAAGGTTTTGATTATTTCTTTGGCTACAACTGTCAAAGGCAGGCCCATACCCTTTATCCGGTCCATCTTTACGAAAATGAACACCGGGTATATTTGAACAATGATACAATCGCTCCGAATAAAAAATTGGCGGAAGGTGCTGATCCCTATAATTTGGAAAATTATGGAGATTATTTTCTTACTGACTATGCTCCTGAGCTGATGTTTGATAAGATTACCAACTTTGTGGACGAACAGAGTAGCGAAGAACCTTTCTTTTTATATTGGGCAACCCCAATACCTCATGTACCTCTTCAAGCCCCTACAAAATGGATAGACCATTATGTGGAAAAGTTTGGTGATGAAGAGCCTTATTTGGGAGAAAATTCTTATTATCCATCGCGCTACCCAAGGGCCACTTATGCAGCCATGGTTAGTTATATGGATGAGCAAGTAGGGGAACTTGTTGAACAATTAAAAAGTAAGGGACTATATGAAAATACATTGATTATTTTCACTTCTGACAATGGTCCTACCTTCAATGGGGGAACAGATTCTCCATGGTTTAATAGTGGGGGAGCGTTTCGAGAAGAAAAAGGTTTTGGCAAAGGCTTTCTTTATGAAGGTGGTATTCGGGTACCGATGATCGCCTCATGGCCAGGGAAAATCAAAGAAGGATCGGTTAGTGACCATGCATCAGTATTCTATGACGTAATGCCCACCTTGGCCGAAGTAGCAGGGAAACCTTTAGAAATAGCCACTGATGGAACCAGTTTTTTCCCAACATTATTGGGGCACGAACAGTCTCAACCTGAATTCCTTTATTGGGAATTTCCTTCCTATGGCGGACAGATAGCTGTCAGAATGGGAGACTGGAAAGCCTTAAAATTGGATGTACAAAAAGGAGGTTCTTCTTGGTTATTGTTTGATTTAAAAAGTGATCCTTTGGAAATGCATGATGTTGCTAAAGAAAATCCCGATATTCTAAAGAAGGTAAATGAAATTGTAGAAAGGGAACACACAACCTCACCCAATGAAAGGTGGAGATTTGAGGAATTGGATGGAGTTTAACTGAAGTTTAGCTTTCAATGTTCTTTTGAGTTGAAAATAAGATAAAGTCATTATCCGCCTTAAACAAATAAAGTTAATATGGGCAGATAATGGCTATTTATTGGAAGGTAATGGCAATGCTAAACAAAAATCCTTATAAATAATGTTGTTTTAAAATACAGCAACAGAATATATGTTTGCAATCTAATTGAGAACCATTAAATTAGAAGTATAATTAATGTAAACCCGGTAGGATTGAAAAATACAGCTGTTGTTTTATCGATATTTATGGTATTGTTCATTGTGGCAATGGCTTTGAATAGTTGTTCCAATGAGAATGCCAACAAAGAAATCAAAATTCCTGATCAAGTCAGTTATAATTTCCATATTAGACCTATTTTATCTGACAATTGCTTTGCCTGCCATGGGCCCGACGCCAATAAAAGAGAAGCCGGACTGAGACTGGATACTGAAGCTGGAGCATATGCTGCATTGAAGGAGAATCCTGATCAGCATGCTATAGTCCCGGGGAGCACCAATAAGTCTCAAGTGATAAAAAGGATTTTTTCAGAGGATGCCTCCGAGAAAATGCCACCTCCAGAATCTAATTTGACGATTACTGATTTTGAAAGGAACCTGATTAAGAAATGGGTGGAGCAGGGAGGAGTATATGAAAAACATTGGGCCTTTGAGCCTCCTATCAAGAAAACCATTCCCATACCGGACAACGATGAATGGAGCCATAATCCAATTGATGGTTTTATTTTCGCAAAAATGGAGGAAAAAGGATTGACTCCTAGTCCAAAAGCTGAGGAAGGATACCTTCTTAAGCGATTGAGTTTGGACCTTACTGGACTTCCACCTACCTCTGAAGAAGTCAGGCTTTTTAACTCAGGTCAAAAGTCTTGGGAGGAGATGATTGATCATTATCTTAACAAACCAGCTTACGGGGAAAAATTGGCCTTGTTGTGGCTGGATATTTCCAGGTATGCAGATTCTTTTGGCTACCAGAATGACAATATCCGAACCCAATGGCCTTATAGGGATTGGGTAATTCATGCCTTTAATAAGAATATTCCCTATGATAAATTTTTAACCTGGCAGTTTGCTGGTGACCTACTTCCTGAACCAAATAGGGAACAACTCTTGGCTACGGCATTTAACAGAAATCATAAGGTTACCGAAGAAGAAGGAGTTATCCATGAAGAGTACAGGATGGAATATGTTTTGGACAAAACCAATACCTTTAGCAAGGTGATCCTTGGGATGACCATGGAATGTGCTCAATGTCATGACCATAAGTATGATCCGATTTCTCAAAAGGATTATTACAACCTATATGCCTTTTTCAACAATACACCTGAAAAAGGTTTTGAAGGGGGAGCCGGATCTGCTGTCCGTGCCAAGACTCCACTTATGTGGATAGATACGGAGGATACGGAGGGGATTCTGGATTTTATCAACCATCCGGATACCAATAAAGTGGCCGTTTCCATCATGCAGGATCTTCAAGATTCAGTCCGTCCTACCTTTATTTTGGATAGGGGCTTATATGATGCGCCAAAAGGTGAGCCACTAAGCCCTAACACACCGGATATCATTAAGCCTTTTTCTCAAGAATTACCCAAAAATAGGTTAGGTTTAGTAAAATGGGCCTTTGCTGAGGATCATCCTTTGACCTCAAGGGTTTTTGTCAACCTTATTTGGCAGGAGATTTTTGGGGTGGGGCTGGTGCCCTCATCCGGAGACTTTGGCATGCAGGGCAAACTCCCAACTCACCCTGAATTATTGGATTGGTTGGCTGTGGAATTTAGGGAAAGTGGCTGGGATATAAAAAAGCTTATTAAATTAATAGTTAGCTCTTCTACCTATCAGCAATCCTCTGCAGTAAGCAAAGAAATGCTGGCTATTGATCCTGACAATACTTATCTGTCCCGATTTCCCAGGTTAAGATTGCATGCTGAATTGATTCGGGACATGGTACTTGCCAGTAGTGGCTTACTGGTGCCTGAATTAGGTGGGCCGAGTGTCAAGCCTTACCAACCTGAAGGCTTGTGGGAAGCTTCCAGTTCCGGAAGGGGGGAGCTTAATATTTACCGGCAAGATAAAGGGGACAAGTTGTACAGAAGAGGGATTTATACCTTCATTAAACTCACACTACCACCTCCTTCGCTATTGATTTTTGATGGGAGTAATAGGGACATTTGCCAGGTCAATAGAAACCGAACCAATACACCTTTGCAGGCTTTGGCCATGCTTAATGATCCTTTGGTGCTTGAAGCTTCTAGGGTGCTTGCAGAGAAATTGGTTGCAAACTATAAGGACGAAAAATCTGCGATTGATGAGGCCTTTGTTCGAATCCTCGGCCGTTTGCCTAAAAGTGAGGAAGAGAAGCTATTGAAAGCGTTTTATGTTGAGGAGTTATCAAGATTTCAAGAGGATCCTGATATTGCCGTCAACACCTTAATGGTAGGAGATTCTCCGGCAGCTAAAATGGAAGAAATAAGGACTGCCGCATTAATGCAGGTTATTGTAGCCATTTATAATTTGGAGGAGACCCTCACAAAAACCTAAATGATACTATTACCCATTTATTTCGAGATCATTTGTCAAAGTGGGAATTATTAAGTTTCACAATGTACTTCAAGAGAAGCAATTATTTATGCCATTTCAACTTCCTGAAATGCAGAATAACCCCAACCTTACCCAAATAGCGAGGTGTATTAATATCATTTGATTGGAAAAGCAGGACGGCTCTTAACAAACTGAGCTAGTTGCTTTACTGTGAATTATATGAATGTACGTGTTTAGCAATTAAAACTTTAATAATGAAGAAGGACAATAATTCCTCTAGGAGAAAATTTTTATTGAACACTGCGGCCATTGCCCTGGCTCAACCTCTTTTATTTAATGTGCCTGTTTTTGCCAAAACAAATAGGAAGAAACTTAGGCATGCCTGTATAGGAGTAGGGGGGATGGGTGGACATGATCTCAGTCGATTTAATGCACATCCTGATGTGGAAATTGTAGCCATTTGTGACATTGATGAAAATCATTTGGCAAAGGCAGCTGAAATTTTACCCAATGCAAAAAGATTTACGGATTGGCGCGAGTTGTTTGCACAGGAAGCAGATAATTTTGATTCTGTCAATGTAAGTGTGCCTGACCACAATCATTTTCCAATTGCCTACACAGCAATCAGCAAAGGCAAGCATGTGTATTGTCAAAAACCGATGTGTCACGATGTTAGTGAAATCAGAGACCTAACTGAAGCCGCTAAAAAAGCAGGAATCATCAGTCAATTGGGGACGCAGCACGCCTCTGGAAAAGGAGATCGAACAGCCGTACAATGGATTAAGGAAGGACATATTGGGAAGGTCAAACAGGTTTACCTTTGTTCCAACAGGCCAGGGGCAACAGAGGCCTATAGGTTTGAAGGGCCAAGGCCGAAGAAAGGTGAAAAAGTTCCTGATCATGTACATTGGGACCAATTTATTGGCACGGCACCCATGCGTCCTTATGCATCTAAAATCTACCACCCTGCCAAATGGAGGGCATGGCAGGATTTTGGTACCGGCTGGTCTGGTGATATTGGTTGCCATATTTTAGATGCGGTTTGGAAGGGAATGGATTTAAAAGCACCTATTTCTGTAATAGCCAAAGTTCAGGAATCATGGAAAAACTCACCGGAAAGAAATGTAGATACCTGGCCACAGAGTAACCACATTACTTGGGTTTTTCCCGGGAATGAGATGACGGCTGAAAATGAATTGAAAGTGGAGTGGTTTGATGGTGAGTTTTATCCTCCAGAAGAGGTTAGGGCTTTGTTTTCTTTAGAAAATTATCCGGCAGAATCTGCCATGTTAATAGGGACTGAAGGTGCATTGCTTATCCCACATACTAAAATGCCTGTGCTTTTACCAGAAGATAAATTTAAGCACGTTAAAAACCCTGTATTAGAAGATAGAGACCATTACCATTATTTCGCAGATTCCTGCTTAAAGAATGTAAAAACAGAAAGCGATTTCTCAATCTCCGGACCTATGTCCGAAACAGTAATTTTAGGCACTGTGGCCATTCGGGAACCAGATATTTTCTTGGATTGGGATGCAAAAAAAATGCGTGTCAGGAATGTTAAAAAGGCCAATCAGCATTTGTCTAGAAAATACAGAAAAGGCTGGAAAGTTTAAATTTTGCCACATTGATATTTAGGTTCATTTCAATGTGGCCCGATAGCACTTCAAAACGAAACACATAAGGTTCTTAAATGAAAAAGTCCAAGAAAGGTGTTATGCACGCTTTTTTGGACTTTTTTTGCCATTTTTTATTGAAAAGAAACTGAGCTTGAAGTGATTTCAAGGCACAGAAGAAAGCCTATTGCCTATCACGGGATTAATTTCTTAACACTCCTGCCATTTAAAGTAGCGTAGCTTGGGGG
Protein-coding sequences here:
- a CDS encoding alkaline phosphatase D family protein, translated to MKRRKAIKSIALGTVGSSLVLTENWAGTRALKSFKKGSPLKSNWQNWPDMAWVGPEYWGNRLQDWELRDGKAVCNLSAKNRTLHSLTHQLSPKNDSFKAEVKVNWLNEDNIGNPASYVGMRIGAKGKFEDYRSAAVFGKGLDAGINGGGNLFIGNQMGSEKLPLDKEIILVVKGERGDLILEAFASESKQLLGVLKIENYKGDLGGNIALVSHFPEEELFQDSVAFSDWTVTGEKVLAEENQIFGPVCFAHYTLHDGVLKLAAQLAPIEKITGNKISLQLKKGAAWNTVQEAAIDKLGRVVHFRLEDWAEERKVPYRVKVDLPLKSGVESHFYSGTIAEEPVNQDQVKLAVFSCNADYGFPDNEVSLHSLKHTPDMAVFLGDQFYESTGGFGIQTSPLEKSSLDYLRKWYMFGWSYREIFRHIPSAFIPDDHDVYHGNVWGEAGKVAPTDEGWTYVAQDQGGYKMPAEWVNMVQLTQTGHLPDAFDPTPVKQGIGTYYTDWVYGGVSFAILEDRKFKSAPKNVLPEEAKVTNGFIQNREFDIKKYYDIEADLLGERQLKFLKHWSTDWSKGAEMKAVLSQTNFCTVATLPEGSIIDSIVPKLPIPELGEYVPGDAPTSDMDSNGWPQKGRDEAIKIIRKAFALHIAGDQHLASVVQYGVDEFKDSGYAFAGPALNNLFPRRWWPPVPENHEPLPGKPKYTGNFNDGFGNKMTVHAVANPRKTGVEPALIHDRSTGYGIVTFDKKGKQMTMECWPRYVDPKSNPNGQYEGWPITVSQKENYARNAKGTLPPLDLSNCNKPIVEVFEAQSGELVYSLRVNDKVFRPKVFREGNYFVKVTDDKLGKSMVFNALNTFSDQLPTLKVDFDADMV
- a CDS encoding arylsulfatase, whose translation is MKNRLLLLLPFIVSLLPACQSQEEETVPPNIIYILADDLGYGDLGCYGQKKIETPNIDALAASGMMFTQHYSGAPVCAPARAVLLTGQHSGHSQVRGNDEWGSRGDVWNYHAMLADSTLEGQRPIATGTYTLGRMLQEAGYTTAVVGKWGLGAPHTEGIPTNQGFDYFFGYNCQRQAHTLYPVHLYENEHRVYLNNDTIAPNKKLAEGADPYNLENYGDYFLTDYAPELMFDKITNFVDEQSSEEPFFLYWATPIPHVPLQAPTKWIDHYVEKFGDEEPYLGENSYYPSRYPRATYAAMVSYMDEQVGELVEQLKSKGLYENTLIIFTSDNGPTFNGGTDSPWFNSGGAFREEKGFGKGFLYEGGIRVPMIASWPGKIKEGSVSDHASVFYDVMPTLAEVAGKPLEIATDGTSFFPTLLGHEQSQPEFLYWEFPSYGGQIAVRMGDWKALKLDVQKGGSSWLLFDLKSDPLEMHDVAKENPDILKKVNEIVEREHTTSPNERWRFEELDGV
- a CDS encoding PSD1 and planctomycete cytochrome C domain-containing protein, whose amino-acid sequence is MVLFIVAMALNSCSNENANKEIKIPDQVSYNFHIRPILSDNCFACHGPDANKREAGLRLDTEAGAYAALKENPDQHAIVPGSTNKSQVIKRIFSEDASEKMPPPESNLTITDFERNLIKKWVEQGGVYEKHWAFEPPIKKTIPIPDNDEWSHNPIDGFIFAKMEEKGLTPSPKAEEGYLLKRLSLDLTGLPPTSEEVRLFNSGQKSWEEMIDHYLNKPAYGEKLALLWLDISRYADSFGYQNDNIRTQWPYRDWVIHAFNKNIPYDKFLTWQFAGDLLPEPNREQLLATAFNRNHKVTEEEGVIHEEYRMEYVLDKTNTFSKVILGMTMECAQCHDHKYDPISQKDYYNLYAFFNNTPEKGFEGGAGSAVRAKTPLMWIDTEDTEGILDFINHPDTNKVAVSIMQDLQDSVRPTFILDRGLYDAPKGEPLSPNTPDIIKPFSQELPKNRLGLVKWAFAEDHPLTSRVFVNLIWQEIFGVGLVPSSGDFGMQGKLPTHPELLDWLAVEFRESGWDIKKLIKLIVSSSTYQQSSAVSKEMLAIDPDNTYLSRFPRLRLHAELIRDMVLASSGLLVPELGGPSVKPYQPEGLWEASSSGRGELNIYRQDKGDKLYRRGIYTFIKLTLPPPSLLIFDGSNRDICQVNRNRTNTPLQALAMLNDPLVLEASRVLAEKLVANYKDEKSAIDEAFVRILGRLPKSEEEKLLKAFYVEELSRFQEDPDIAVNTLMVGDSPAAKMEEIRTAALMQVIVAIYNLEETLTKT
- a CDS encoding Gfo/Idh/MocA family protein produces the protein MKKDNNSSRRKFLLNTAAIALAQPLLFNVPVFAKTNRKKLRHACIGVGGMGGHDLSRFNAHPDVEIVAICDIDENHLAKAAEILPNAKRFTDWRELFAQEADNFDSVNVSVPDHNHFPIAYTAISKGKHVYCQKPMCHDVSEIRDLTEAAKKAGIISQLGTQHASGKGDRTAVQWIKEGHIGKVKQVYLCSNRPGATEAYRFEGPRPKKGEKVPDHVHWDQFIGTAPMRPYASKIYHPAKWRAWQDFGTGWSGDIGCHILDAVWKGMDLKAPISVIAKVQESWKNSPERNVDTWPQSNHITWVFPGNEMTAENELKVEWFDGEFYPPEEVRALFSLENYPAESAMLIGTEGALLIPHTKMPVLLPEDKFKHVKNPVLEDRDHYHYFADSCLKNVKTESDFSISGPMSETVILGTVAIREPDIFLDWDAKKMRVRNVKKANQHLSRKYRKGWKV